GAACATCTTTGAGAGGCAGGCGATCATCCTGTTCGCCTGGACGGGGGCCGTCTCCCCCTTCCTGCGGTGGAGAGCCTGGATCTCCCGCCGGGTGAGGGAGGAGAGCTTGCGGCGCCCCAGGCGGGCCTTGGCGTAGGCGATGAAGCGGAGGTCCTCCTTCCCCGAGCGCTTGCGGGGGAGGTGGACGCGCTCATACTCGCGCGCCAGGTCCTCGAAGGTGGGCTCCCGGCGCCCCCTCTCCCGCTCGGCCAGGGGGTCGATCCCCTTCCGGATGGCCGCCTTGAAGTCGCCCGCCTCCTTCCGCGCCTCGTCCGGGGGCATCTCTTCGCCGTGGCGGCCGATGGTGATCCGCCGCTGGCGCCCCTTGTGGCGGTAGTCCAGGACGTAGGACTTCACCCCGCCGGAGGTGACGCTCATCCCGAAGCCCGGGAGGGCATCGTCCCAATAGAACCTCTTCCCCGCCCGGGGAACCGGCAGGGCATCCACGGTGCGCTTGGTCAGCTTCATGGGCTCTCTCCTCCCCCGCCTCGGGCCCCCATCCGGGGGCTCCCTGGTCAACACCTGGTCAACACCTGGTCAACACTCAGCGTCACCTTAGGGGGTATTCTATCATACTCAAGGAAAGAACATGC
The sequence above is drawn from the bacterium genome and encodes:
- a CDS encoding Arm DNA-binding domain-containing protein yields the protein MKLTKRTVDALPVPRAGKRFYWDDALPGFGMSVTSGGVKSYVLDYRHKGRQRRITIGRHGEEMPPDEARKEAGDFKAAIRKGIDPLAERERGRREPTFEDLAREYERVHLPRKRSGKEDLRFIAYAKARLGRRKLSSLTRREIQALHRRKGETAPVQANRMIACLSKMF